In Nicotiana tabacum cultivar K326 chromosome 19, ASM71507v2, whole genome shotgun sequence, one DNA window encodes the following:
- the LOC107793374 gene encoding protein RADIALIS-like 4 — MALNSIRNSWTPQQNKLFERALAHFDKDTPDRWQNVARAVGGGKSVDEVKRHYEILIEDLRRIESGLVPLPTYRNGGTIGVAADEEQRLLRYLNLH, encoded by the coding sequence ATGGCATTAAACTCTATTAGAAATTCATGGACTCCGCAGCAAAACAAGTTGTTCGAAAGGGCTTTAGCGCATTTCGATAAGGACACTCCTGACCGCTGGCAAAATGTGGCTAGGGCTGTAGGAGGCGGAAAATCGGTCGACGAAGTCAAGCGACACTATGAAATCCTTATTGAGGATCTCAGGCGCATTGAATCTGGTCTTGTTCCTCTTCCTACTTACAGGAATGGTGGCACCATTGGAGTTGCAGCCGATGAAGAACAAAG